One Prunus dulcis chromosome 8, ALMONDv2, whole genome shotgun sequence DNA window includes the following coding sequences:
- the LOC117612147 gene encoding calmodulin-like protein 30, whose protein sequence is MSSANFLDFQYNLSKRKFLRKPSHVFSFQDRQNSGVSPSFEPNPYEMKRVFDKFDSNKDGKISQQEYKAILRALGKGNMVGEVPKIFRIADLDGDGFINFKEFMEVHKKGGGIRTIDIQNAFRTFDLNADGKISAEEVMEVLGRLGESCSLEDCQRMVRAVDTDGDGVVDIDEFMTMMTRSMKTCLEN, encoded by the coding sequence ATGTCGAGCGCAAACTTCCTCGATTTCCAGTATAACCTCTCAAAACGGAAGTTTCTGCGAAAACCATCACATGTATTTTCCTTCCAAGACAGGCAAAACTCTGGCGTATCTCCTTCTTTTGAGCCAAATCCCTATGAAATGAAGAGAGTGTTTGACAAATTTGACTCCAACAAAGATGGGAAGATATCTCAGCAGGAGTACAAGGCCATCTTGAGAGCACTAGGAAAGGGAAACATGGTTGGAGAAGTCCCCAAGATTTTTAGGATTGCCGATTTGGACGGGGACgggtttattaattttaaggAGTTCATGGAAGTACACAAGAAGGGAGGCGGGATTCGAACGATAGACATTCAGAATGCTTTTCGGACGTTTGATTTGAACGCCGATGGAAAAATAAGTGCTGAAGAAGTCATGGAAGTGCTGGGGAGGTTGGGGGAGAGTTGCAGCCTTGAAGACTGCCAGAGAATGGTACGAGCAGTAGACACCGATGGGGATGGCGTGGTTGACATAGATGAGTTCATGACCATGATGACTCGGTCCATGAAAACATGCTTAGAGAATTAG